From Acipenser ruthenus unplaced genomic scaffold, fAciRut3.2 maternal haplotype, whole genome shotgun sequence, a single genomic window includes:
- the LOC117968560 gene encoding WD repeat-containing protein 74-like has translation MAESSRLCSVWVGSETGILKGVDLGKKQAFNYSDLSTLSRDQEVSALCWGDDFESEVLVGCVNRTVKTFSTEKSRFTEFRHCPGGEGPFRGLAVWDGSLITCVESGLLKVWKEGSVDSAEITVGPDVYKMCHSPSQRHRVATGGKENDLKIWDLQRPEEPVFRAKNLRNDWLDLRVPVWIRDMQFIPGSDKVVTSTGYHQVRVYDPASPQRRPVLQVEYEEYPLTALSLTADANSVVVGNTHGQVAIIDLRQGRLLRCLKGVAGSVLSLQCHSSLPLVASCGLDRFLRIHNTQDGRLQHKVYLKSRLNCLLFSSQDKLEADGETALQDGVKEEDEEEEDEVWADMPTVTDRAGGGKRRNESEEEPQPSTGPDAAGKTKSATQAKKKTKGMTIGATQAKKTKGKTIDATQAKKTKGKTIDATQAKKTKRKLRSSS, from the exons ATGGCGGAGAGCAGTCGGCTCTGTTCGGTTTGGGTCGGATCCGAGACCGGAATTCTTAAAG GAGTGGACCTGGGTAAAAAGCAGGCGTTCAACTACAGCGATCTCTCCACGCTGAGCAGAGACCAGGAGgtcagcgccctctgctgggggGATGACTTCGAGTCGGAG gtgctGGTGGGCTGTGTAAACAGGACAGTGAAGACTTTCAGCACTGAAAAGAGCCGCTTCACTGAATTCAGACACTGTCCCGGGGGAGAGGGGCCCTTCAGGGGGCTGGCAGTGTGGGACGG ctccctGATCACTTGTGTGGAGTCTGGTTTGCTGAAGGTCTGGAAGGAGGGATCAGTTGACAGT GCTGAGATCACAGTGGGCCCCGATGTTTATAAGATGTGTCACAGCCCGTCGCAGCGCCACCGTGTGGCCACCGGGGGGAAGGAGAACGACTTGAAGATCTGGGACCTGCAGCGACCGGAGGAGCCCGTGTTCCGAGCGAAAAAC cttcgTAATGACTGGCTGGACCTGCGGGTCCCCGTGTGGATTCGGGACATGCAGTTCATCCCGGGGTCAGACAAGGTCGTGACCTCGACAGGGTACCATCAG GTTCGTGTGTACGACCCCGCCTCCCCACAGAGACGCCCCGTCCTGCAGGTGGAGTACGAGGAGTACCCCCTCACCGCCCTGTCTCTCACTGCCGACGCAAA ttctGTTGTTGTTGGAAACACACACGGACAGGTCGCCATCATTGATCTCAGACAAG gtcgtTTGCTCCGGTGTTTGAAGGGTGTTGCTGGCAGtgttctctctctgcagtgtcacTCATCGCTCCCCCTGGTGGCGTCCTGTGGGCTCGACAGGTTCCTGCGGATTCACAACACACAGGACGGCCGGCTCCAGCACAAG GTTTATCTCAAATCCAGGCTGAACTGTCTGCTCTTCTCAAGCCAGGACAAGCTGGag GCTGACGGAGAGACGGCGCTCCAGGATGGAGTGAAGGAGgaagacgaggaggaggaggatgaggtgTGGGCCGACATGCCCACCGTGACGGACAGAGCTGGGGGGGgcaagaggaggaacgagagcgaggaGGAACCGCAGCCCAGCACAGGCCCCGACGCAGCGGGGAAGACAAAGAGCGCGACACAGGCCAAGAAAAAAACCAAGGGGATGACAATTGGAGCGACACAGGCCAAGAAAACCAAGGGGAAGACAATTGACGCGACACAGGCCAAGAAAACCAAGGGGAAGACAATTGACGCGACACAGGCCAAGAAAACCAAAAGGAAACTGAGATCCAGTTCTTGA
- the LOC117968558 gene encoding protein RD3-like, with protein MFSMALFGSSQPLPSPRSSEMLMSELGSLLRRSERLQLERAAEGRRRRSSVDYTWLAVTPKPAYQLSPGETLELQDLCTKIQPSQCGPVILRFRKLVMEYEPDVHEVSRIFRSVLCDSLDEERGSEEERRLEQRGWDKQRSKSLSVMTVKSRLRINPSRNPAPSGSTLEEDSDEEAGLGGGARRVRSMPEITPCEQTRGP; from the exons ATGTTCTCCATGGCTCTCTTCGGCTCCTCTCAGCCGCTCCCCTCGCCCCGCTCCTCGGAGATGCTGATGTCGGAGCTCGGCTCGCTGCTCAGGCGCTCGGAGCGGCTGCAGCTAGAGCGCGCGGCCGAGGGGAGGAGGCGCCGCTCCAGCGTGGATTACACCTGGCTCGCTGTCACCCCCAAACCCGCCTACCAGCTCAGCCCTGGAGAGACACTGGAACTGCAGGACCTGTGCACCAAAATACAGCCATCCCAGTGCGGGCCTGTCATACTgag GTTCCGGAAGCTGGTGATGGAGTACGAGCCGGACGTTCACGAGGTGTCTCGTATTTTCCGCTCCGTGCTGTGCGACTCGCTGGACGAGGAGCGCGGGAGTGAGGAGGAGCGGCGGCTGGAACAGCGGGGCTGGGACAAGCAGCGCTCCAAGAGCCTGTCAGTCATGACCGTCAAGTCCCGCCTCCGCATCAACCCCTCCAGAAACCCCGCCCCCTCCGGCTCCACCCTCGAAGAGGACAGCGACGAGGAGGCGGGGCTGGGGGGCGGGGCCAGGAGGGTCCGGAGCATGCCGGAGATCACCCCGTGCGAGCAGACGAGGGGGCCCTAA
- the LOC117398625 gene encoding syntaxin-5 — protein sequence MNARRRHGSRSTEQGVYLGPSHTQALPPRPPAASAPPEPLIHDIMSCRDRTNEFMSACKSLQGRQNGVPLNKPSLTAVKQRSDFTLMAKRIGKDLSNTFAKLEKMTILAKRKSLFDDKAVEIEELTYIIKQDINSLNKQIAQLQDLVRAHSSQNGRHVQSHSNTIVVSLQSKLASMSNDFKSVLEVRTENLKQQRSRREQFSRPPASTGPRHANNFGSSVLMQDESRSSGAVSIDMDSRASQQLQLIDEQDSYIQSRADTMQNIESTIVELGSIFQQLAHMVKEQEETVQRIDAHVEDTQLHVEGAHGEILKYFQSVTSNRWLLIKIFLILIVFFIVFVVFLA from the exons ATGAATGCAAGGCGAAGGCACGGTTCTAGAAGCACCGAGCAGGGAGTGTATCTGGGACCCTCGCACACACAGGCGctacccccccgcccccccgcagCCAGCGCCCCCCCGGAGCCCCTCATCCACGACATCATGTCCTGCCGGGACCGGACCAACGAGTTCATGTCAGCATGCAAATCACTACAGgggagacag AATGGTGTCCCGCTGAACAAGCCCTCCCTGACCGCAGTGAAGCAGAGGAGTGACTTCACTCTCATGGCAAA gagAATCGGGAAGGATTTGAGTAACACGTTTGCCAAACTGGAAAAGATGACGATAC TGGCCAAAAGGAAATCTCTGTTCGATGACAAAGCGGTCGAGATTGAAGAACTCACCTACATCATCAAACAG gaTATCAACAGCCTGAATAAGCAGATTGCTCAGCTGCAGGATTTGGTACGAGCGCACAGCTCTCAGAATGGGAGGCACGTCCAGAGCCACTCCAACACCATCGTCGTGTCcctgcag TCCAAACTGGCCTCCATGTCGAACGACTTCAAGTCCGTGCTGGAAGTCAGAACAGAG AATCTGAAGCAGCAGCGATCTCGGAGGGAGCAGTTCTCTCGGCCCCCTGCCTCCACCGGACCGCGGCACGCAAACAACTTCG gcAGCTCAGTATTGATGCAGGATGAGAGTCGGAGCTCTGGTGCTGTCTCCATTGATATGGACTCAAGAGCCAGCCAGCAGCTCCAGCTCATCGACGAGCAG gaCTCGTACATTCAGAGCCGGGCCGACACCATGCAGAATATCGAGTCCACCATCGTGGAGCTGGGGTCCATCTTCCAGCAACTCGCTCACATGGTGAAGGAGCAGGAGGAGACGGTGCAGAg GATCGACGCCCACGTTGAGGACACGCAGCTCCACGTGGAAGGGGCTCACGGAGAGATCCTCAAATACTTCCAGTCCGTCACGTCCAACCGCTGGCTCCTCATCAAGATCTTCCTCATCCTCATCGTGTTCTTCATCGTCTTCGTGGTGTTCCTGGCCTAA